One Streptomyces lincolnensis genomic region harbors:
- a CDS encoding restriction endonuclease, with amino-acid sequence MAQRGGGRGNEYQRQQQALRRAQEQQARQVERSRKEAEAASKRRERERKAAYQEQQAEQAQVRTIGVEHEVEQLGQLLRDALVGDPPTTFERRRRTYTPTVLDERLWSRPEPSPRWEGFAPPEPGGLSAVLGLGRKRYEAEVAEARVRFDEAQERHRRTEEKRLEAQERKRAEHRQGEEQALAEVTAFNRQLDEEREAYRAGEPAAVEAHLSAVLSASAYPLGFPHEHRVAFRPATGDVLVEIHLPPEGIVPAAKGYRYVKSRDETNVLPRPEKERKEIYASVLAQVALRTVYEILTSDPDKIINGVILNGHVKTVDRATGQEVSPCLVTLSTSREQFGKLRLSQVDPAACLKGLNALVSPNPYDLEPIRPIIEFDLTKYRLMDSMDVVAGLDSRPVLVQLTPTEFEHLIRQLFEAIGMEAWNTQASKDEGVDAVAVSKDPVFNGECIIQAKRYSKLVGVESVQALAGVVEHKRAAKGILITTSWFGRASHDFARQHGRLQLIEGPELKYLIKEHLGKDVIPGPVPPKRRPSR; translated from the coding sequence GTGGCGCAGCGCGGTGGCGGCCGAGGCAATGAGTACCAGCGGCAGCAACAAGCTTTGCGGCGAGCCCAGGAGCAACAGGCCCGCCAGGTTGAGCGGTCACGTAAGGAGGCTGAGGCAGCCAGCAAGCGGCGGGAGCGAGAACGCAAGGCCGCGTATCAAGAGCAGCAAGCCGAGCAGGCTCAGGTGCGCACGATTGGGGTGGAACATGAGGTTGAGCAGCTCGGGCAGTTGCTGAGGGATGCCTTGGTCGGTGATCCACCAACGACCTTCGAACGCCGGCGGCGGACGTACACGCCGACGGTCTTAGACGAGCGTCTTTGGTCTCGTCCGGAACCTTCCCCGCGCTGGGAGGGGTTCGCACCCCCGGAGCCGGGTGGTCTGTCTGCTGTCCTGGGTCTGGGTAGGAAGCGCTACGAAGCCGAGGTAGCCGAGGCGCGGGTGCGCTTCGATGAAGCGCAAGAACGCCACAGGCGAACTGAAGAGAAGCGACTGGAGGCGCAGGAGAGGAAGCGCGCCGAGCACCGCCAAGGCGAAGAGCAGGCTCTTGCTGAAGTGACCGCCTTCAATAGGCAGTTGGATGAGGAACGCGAGGCCTATCGAGCCGGTGAGCCCGCAGCGGTGGAGGCTCACCTAAGCGCTGTTCTCAGCGCTTCGGCGTACCCGTTGGGCTTCCCGCACGAGCATCGAGTCGCCTTCCGCCCTGCCACCGGTGATGTGCTTGTCGAGATCCACCTGCCTCCCGAAGGGATCGTGCCTGCCGCGAAGGGCTATCGGTACGTGAAGAGCCGCGACGAGACGAACGTGCTGCCAAGGCCTGAGAAGGAACGCAAGGAGATCTACGCCTCTGTCTTGGCGCAAGTTGCCCTGAGGACCGTCTACGAGATCTTGACGAGCGATCCTGACAAGATCATCAACGGGGTCATCCTGAACGGCCACGTGAAAACGGTCGACCGCGCCACTGGCCAGGAGGTCTCACCCTGCCTCGTGACCCTAAGCACCAGTCGGGAGCAGTTCGGGAAGCTCCGCCTCAGCCAGGTTGATCCAGCAGCCTGCCTCAAGGGGCTCAACGCGTTGGTGTCGCCGAACCCCTATGACCTAGAACCGATTCGGCCGATCATCGAGTTCGACCTCACAAAGTACCGGCTCATGGACAGCATGGACGTGGTGGCCGGCCTGGACAGCAGGCCTGTGCTGGTGCAGTTGACGCCTACTGAGTTCGAGCATCTGATTCGCCAACTGTTTGAGGCGATCGGCATGGAAGCGTGGAACACCCAGGCATCAAAGGACGAGGGCGTTGACGCGGTAGCTGTCAGCAAAGACCCCGTGTTCAATGGTGAGTGCATCATCCAAGCCAAGCGCTACAGCAAACTCGTGGGTGTCGAGTCCGTCCAAGCCCTCGCCGGAGTGGTCGAGCACAAGCGCGCCGCCAAGGGAATCCTGATCACCACGTCCTGGTTCGGACGTGCCAGTCATGACTTTGCCCGACAGCATGGCCGGCTCCAGCTCATCGAAGGGCCTGAGCTGAAATATCTGATCAAGGAGCACCTCGGCAAGGACGTCATTCCTGGCCCGGTACCTCCCAAACGGCGACCCTCTCGCTGA
- a CDS encoding restriction endonuclease, translated as MQQPDARKKTINPSAYNALADALWLIYWNKDPFELYIRGMLKDHSELLPQLNFQATKREVSGQLVKLLRANETRYLDVTVALMLDIAAMDRFPNLERQVDGDVMVAKATAAVAELRRWTGKQQDIIKEHEEHAAAIAESAKKDQDGRVFAQAHDDLKQRFIVMHAATDKHQRGTDFEGFINEFFALYDLEPRAAYIMEYEQIDGAFSFDTDYYVLEAKWWKERIGRRELDVFKTNIERKGKNTLGLYVSMSGFTSDALAIYSLSTPFITMDGGDFMAVLDQRIRLDDLMTHKRKHASQTGHCYLPVSEIFSRTE; from the coding sequence CCTGATGCCCGCAAGAAGACGATCAACCCCAGCGCGTACAACGCACTGGCCGACGCACTCTGGTTGATCTACTGGAACAAAGACCCTTTTGAGCTGTATATCCGCGGAATGCTGAAGGACCACAGCGAGCTCCTGCCGCAGCTCAATTTCCAGGCCACCAAGCGCGAAGTCTCCGGCCAGTTGGTCAAGCTGCTGCGGGCCAATGAGACCCGGTACCTGGACGTGACCGTGGCGCTCATGCTCGACATCGCTGCCATGGACCGGTTTCCGAACCTCGAACGACAGGTCGATGGTGACGTCATGGTGGCCAAGGCCACGGCGGCCGTCGCGGAACTGCGGCGCTGGACCGGCAAGCAGCAGGACATCATCAAGGAACACGAGGAGCACGCGGCGGCCATAGCCGAGAGTGCTAAGAAGGACCAGGATGGCCGGGTCTTCGCCCAAGCTCATGACGATCTGAAGCAACGGTTCATCGTGATGCATGCGGCAACCGACAAGCACCAGCGGGGTACGGACTTCGAGGGCTTCATCAACGAGTTCTTCGCCCTGTACGACTTGGAGCCGCGGGCGGCCTACATCATGGAGTACGAGCAGATCGACGGCGCGTTCTCCTTCGACACTGACTACTACGTCCTTGAGGCCAAGTGGTGGAAGGAGCGCATCGGCCGGCGGGAGCTGGACGTCTTTAAAACCAACATCGAGCGCAAGGGTAAAAACACCCTCGGCTTGTACGTCAGCATGAGCGGCTTCACGTCCGATGCCCTGGCGATCTACAGCCTTAGCACGCCGTTCATCACGATGGACGGCGGCGACTTCATGGCTGTGCTGGACCAACGCATCCGCCTGGACGACCTGATGACTCACAAGAGGAAGCACGCCAGCCAGACTGGTCACTGCTATCTGCCCGTCTCTGAAATCTTCTCTAGGACGGAATAA